In Puniceicoccaceae bacterium, a single window of DNA contains:
- the pheA gene encoding prephenate dehydratase, with amino-acid sequence MNEHLEHLRQSIDACDRELVTILNKRSEVAAEIGRIKAEKGGTIYDPSREEIVYEKVSGLNQGPLSNAALRAIYREIISSAKALEGPTRIAFLGPEATYTNQAALAIFGASMHYTPVGSIPEIFTLVEKGSADYGVLPIENSTDGIVRHSLDMLVNTKLFIVNQVYLDIEHCLISNSPLSEIRVVCSKDQALGQCRDWLLRYLPDALQKEVESTSLAVKMAMGEPGVAAIASALASEKWGVPIVERNIQDRSDNITRFLVIGKDPAKRLGAGKDRTSIVVSLNDEVGALQEALNIFSRHGINLCKIESRPTRRKSWDYFFFIDFIGHFEDTDVQSALEQLRGKSNFVKWLGSYPNTQMRSL; translated from the coding sequence ATGAATGAACATCTGGAGCATTTGAGACAATCGATTGATGCCTGTGATCGTGAGCTGGTGACGATCCTCAACAAGCGGTCTGAGGTCGCTGCTGAGATTGGGCGCATCAAGGCGGAAAAAGGTGGTACCATTTATGATCCATCCCGTGAGGAGATCGTGTATGAGAAGGTATCAGGCCTGAATCAGGGACCGCTGTCAAATGCAGCCTTACGCGCAATTTATCGTGAGATCATCTCCTCGGCAAAGGCACTCGAAGGTCCCACGCGCATTGCGTTTCTCGGTCCTGAAGCAACGTATACGAATCAGGCGGCACTGGCGATTTTTGGCGCATCCATGCACTACACGCCGGTGGGTTCGATTCCGGAGATTTTTACCTTGGTTGAAAAAGGTTCAGCCGATTATGGGGTGCTGCCGATCGAAAACTCGACGGATGGAATTGTACGGCATTCGCTGGATATGCTGGTGAATACCAAACTGTTCATCGTCAATCAGGTGTATCTTGATATTGAGCACTGTCTCATCTCCAATTCTCCGCTCAGTGAAATCCGGGTGGTTTGTTCGAAGGATCAAGCCCTTGGACAGTGCAGGGACTGGCTGCTGCGATACCTACCGGATGCCCTTCAGAAGGAAGTCGAGAGCACCTCCCTGGCGGTCAAGATGGCCATGGGCGAACCGGGTGTGGCAGCGATCGCCAGTGCACTGGCTTCCGAAAAATGGGGGGTGCCGATCGTGGAGCGCAACATTCAGGACCGCAGTGACAATATCACGCGCTTTCTGGTGATTGGCAAGGACCCTGCGAAGCGCCTGGGTGCTGGCAAGGACCGAACGAGCATCGTGGTTTCCCTGAATGATGAAGTGGGCGCGTTGCAGGAGGCCCTCAACATCTTCTCCCGCCACGGAATCAATCTCTGCAAGATCGAGTCGCGTCCGACGCGCCGCAAGAGCTGGGACTACTTCTTTTTCATCGATTTCATCGGACATTTTGAAGATACCGATGTTCAGTCGGCACTCGAGCAGTTGCGGGGGAAATCCAACTTTGTGAAGTGGTTGGGCAGTTATCCCAATACCCAAATGCGCAGCCTTTGA
- the scpB gene encoding SMC-Scp complex subunit ScpB translates to MEFDIKSWLKALLFSTSDPLDIKQIQWVYNRVREQQLEERERQSAGESESETPSHVGFPVLLTSSSIREAMGELEREFESRGEVYRLLSTKDGYRLCVAPEYGEWVRALRGETKPLRLSQAALETLAIIAYRQPVTRAEMERIRGVSVDSALSRLLELDLVISRGRAELPGRPLQYGTTDKFMDFCGLESLSDLPTSDIVSSDKLDEWVNRPSNEFEDGQESLDLKV, encoded by the coding sequence ATGGAATTCGATATCAAATCCTGGCTCAAGGCGTTGTTGTTCTCAACGTCCGACCCGCTGGATATCAAACAGATTCAATGGGTGTACAATCGAGTTCGCGAGCAGCAGCTGGAGGAGCGTGAGCGCCAGTCGGCAGGAGAATCTGAGAGCGAAACCCCATCTCATGTGGGATTTCCCGTCTTGCTGACGTCCTCCTCGATTCGTGAGGCCATGGGCGAGTTGGAACGCGAATTTGAGAGCCGGGGAGAAGTGTACCGACTCCTGTCCACCAAGGATGGTTATCGGCTCTGCGTGGCACCTGAATATGGAGAGTGGGTGCGCGCGTTGCGGGGTGAAACCAAGCCCCTGCGTTTGAGTCAGGCCGCTCTTGAAACCCTCGCCATCATTGCCTATCGCCAACCGGTCACTCGTGCTGAAATGGAGCGCATTCGCGGGGTGTCAGTGGATAGTGCGCTCAGTCGCCTGCTGGAGCTGGATCTTGTGATCTCACGGGGAAGGGCGGAGTTACCCGGAAGACCACTTCAGTATGGAACTACGGATAAGTTTATGGATTTTTGTGGACTCGAAAGTTTGTCGGATCTGCCAACCTCGGACATCGTTTCCTCGGACAAGCTGGATGAATGGGTGAACCGACCTTCAAATGAATTTGAGGATGGTCAGGAATCCCTGGACCTGAAAGTATAA